TTCCTCTGTAGCATCAAGGCTAAAGAATAAATCAAATACATTTTCGTATACTTCTTCTGGGCGACAGTTTTCTTTGTCCACTTTATTCACAACAACCAAAGGTTTCAAACCTAAGGATAATGCTTTTTGTGTAACGAAACGTGTTTGCGGCATTGGACCTTCGAAAGCATCCACAAGCAATACAACACCATCAGCCATTTTCAATACACGCTCAACCTCACCACCGAAATCGGCGTGACCAGGTGTATCAATAACGTTAATTTTTACTCCTTTATATTCAACAGAAACGTTTTTAGCGACAATAGTAATACCGCGTTCACGTTCTAAATCGTTATTATCCAGAATTAAATCACCTGTACCATCATTGTCTCTAAAAAGATTTGTGAAGTGTAAGATTTTGTCTACCAACGTAGTTTTACCGTGATCGACGTGAGCGATAATCGCTATGTTTCTAATATTTTGCATCTAGCAAGTAAATTTGTTTTTAAATTCAGGGTGCAAAGATAAACATTTTGCACCATAAATTTTATAACTATGTGTATTTTATTTAATTACACCTAATTCTTTACCTACTTTAGTAAAGGCGGCGATAGCTTTATCCAAGTGTGCAAGCTCATGTCCTGCTGAAATTTGAACACGAATACGAGCTTTTCCCTGAGGTACAACAGGATAGTAGAAACCGATCACATAAATACCTTCGTCCAACATCTTAGCAGCAAAAGCTTGTGCAAGTTTCGCGTCGTAAAGCATCACAGGTACGATTGGGTGGAAACCCGGTTTGATATCAAATCCTGCTTCCGTCATTTTTTCACGGAAATATTTGGTGTTGGATTCAAGCTTATCACGCAAAGCGGTCGTCTCACTCAGCATATCCAATACCCCAACAGAAGCGCCTGCAATTGCTGGTGCCAATGTATTTGAAAATAAATAAGGGCGTGAGCGCTGACGTAACAAATCAATGATCTCTTTTTTACCTGACGTGAAGCCACCAGAAGCTCCACCAAGGGCTTTACCAAGTGTTCCTGTAATGATATCTACACGATCAATCACATTGAAAAGTTCATGCGTACCGCGGCCTGTGGCACCAATGAAACCTGTACAATGCGATTCATCGATCATCACCAAAGCTTGATATTTGTCCGCAAGATCACAGATCTTGTCCAATGGCGCTACTGATCCGTCCATAGAGAATGCGCCATCGGTAACGATGATTTTGTGTCTTGCGCCCGATGCTGCCTGCAACTGTGCTTCTAAATCTGTCATATCCGCATTCTTATAACGGAAACGCTGCGCTTTACACAAACGTACGCCATCAATGATCGAAGCGTGGTTCAATTCATCGGAAATAATTGCGTCCTCAGCACCAAACAATGGTTCGAAAACACCGCCATTCGCATCGAATGCTGCCGCATATAAAATCGTATCTTCTGTTCCTAAGAACTGGGAAATCTTTGCTTCTAATTCTTTATGTACATCTTGTGTACCACAGATAAAACGTACAGAAGACATGCCATAACCATGCGTATCAATGGCTTGCTTTGCCGCTTCGATAACCTTCGGGTGAGAAGATAGTCCC
The window above is part of the Sphingobacterium sp. ML3W genome. Proteins encoded here:
- the kbl gene encoding glycine C-acetyltransferase — its product is MYNTLQPVLQKELEAIKEAGLYKQERVIVTPQGADIKVSTGQEVINFCANNYLGLSSHPKVIEAAKQAIDTHGYGMSSVRFICGTQDVHKELEAKISQFLGTEDTILYAAAFDANGGVFEPLFGAEDAIISDELNHASIIDGVRLCKAQRFRYKNADMTDLEAQLQAASGARHKIIVTDGAFSMDGSVAPLDKICDLADKYQALVMIDESHCTGFIGATGRGTHELFNVIDRVDIITGTLGKALGGASGGFTSGKKEIIDLLRQRSRPYLFSNTLAPAIAGASVGVLDMLSETTALRDKLESNTKYFREKMTEAGFDIKPGFHPIVPVMLYDAKLAQAFAAKMLDEGIYVIGFYYPVVPQGKARIRVQISAGHELAHLDKAIAAFTKVGKELGVIK